One genomic region from Xenopus laevis strain J_2021 chromosome 2L, Xenopus_laevis_v10.1, whole genome shotgun sequence encodes:
- the LOC108707928 gene encoding spermatogenesis-associated protein 22 isoform X1 codes for MKRSLPSVSSVRASAGCLPVPIFNQKKRSRQPLTSFPQNEQSSSRTSLVSESSDFCGLATDLVWEPQSTPDNQSIRIDSSLQVLPHESYQQVQQHKTSAASLHKMPTGMTHQLWPGEKSLPHSSGISKTLDAKYGKPLSMEKSKEQKVYKQYHFQAQSGKKLTEQISASTSNRSSQCTLSGTNLMPSLNSKKNTSKYGFVDMPEEEMVQKVPVYQMTFKEKSNSLRILPATIESMRHWSQYKDRMGLLFEVLATLDSAVTSGAHGSKIFLLRDGKHSVPCVFYETDRDLPRLIRGRVHRSMGNYDKKRNLFKCVSVRPASVAEQETFHQFLSAANCEMEHYVTALNEI; via the exons GTTGTCTTCCTGTACCAATCTTTAACCAGAAAAAGAGGAGTCGACAGCCACTGACATCATTTCCCCAGAATGAACAAAGTTCCAGCAGAACTTCTCTTGTTTCTGAAAGTTCCGATTTTTGTGGTTTAGCAACAG ATTTAGTTTGGGAACCTCAAAGTACTCCAGATAACCAAAGTATTAGAATAGACAGTAG CCTGCAGGTACTGCCTCATGAATCTTATCAACAGGTTCAGCAACATAAAACCAGTGCAGCTTCTCTCCACAAGAT GCCCACAGGAATGACACACCAGCTCTGGCCAGGGGAGAAAAGTCTTCCCCACAGCTCAGGAATTTCGAAAACATTGGATGCTAAGTACGGAAAACCACTAAGCATGGAAAAATCGAAAGAACAGAAAGTCTATAAACAGTACCATTTCCAGGCTCAATCTGGGAAAAAATTAACGGAACAAATATCTGCATCGACATCTAATAGATCGTCACAGTGCACTTTGTCAGGGACAAATCTCATGCCATccttaaatagcaaaaaaaatacaagtaaatATGGTTTTGTTGACATGCCTGAGGAAGAGATGGTTCAG AAGGTTCCAGTGTATCAAATGACTTTTAAAGAAAAGAGCAATTCACTACGAATATTACCTGCAACCATTGAAAGCATGAGACATTGGAGTCAGTATAAAGACAGGATGGGTTTGCTGTTTGAAGTGTTAG CTACACTTGATTCTGCTGTAACATCTGGTGCTCATGGATCAAAGATATTTCTTTTGAGAGATGGCAAACACAGTGTGCCGTGTGTGTTCTATGAAACG GACAGAGATCTTCCAAGGCTTATCAGAGGAAGAGTTCATAGATCAATGGGAAATTATGACAAAAAGAGAAACCTGTTCAAATGTGTTTCTGTGAGACCTGCGTCGGTTGCTGAACAAGAAACCTTCCATCAGTTCCTCAGTGCAGCCAACTGTGAGATGGAGCATTATGTTACAGcattaaatgaaatataa
- the LOC108707928 gene encoding spermatogenesis-associated protein 22 isoform X2: MKRSLPSVSSVRASAGCLPVPIFNQKKRSRQPLTSFPQNEQSSSRTSLVSESSDFCGLATDLVWEPQSTPDNQSIRIDSRPTGMTHQLWPGEKSLPHSSGISKTLDAKYGKPLSMEKSKEQKVYKQYHFQAQSGKKLTEQISASTSNRSSQCTLSGTNLMPSLNSKKNTSKYGFVDMPEEEMVQKVPVYQMTFKEKSNSLRILPATIESMRHWSQYKDRMGLLFEVLATLDSAVTSGAHGSKIFLLRDGKHSVPCVFYETDRDLPRLIRGRVHRSMGNYDKKRNLFKCVSVRPASVAEQETFHQFLSAANCEMEHYVTALNEI, translated from the exons GTTGTCTTCCTGTACCAATCTTTAACCAGAAAAAGAGGAGTCGACAGCCACTGACATCATTTCCCCAGAATGAACAAAGTTCCAGCAGAACTTCTCTTGTTTCTGAAAGTTCCGATTTTTGTGGTTTAGCAACAG ATTTAGTTTGGGAACCTCAAAGTACTCCAGATAACCAAAGTATTAGAATAGACAGTAG GCCCACAGGAATGACACACCAGCTCTGGCCAGGGGAGAAAAGTCTTCCCCACAGCTCAGGAATTTCGAAAACATTGGATGCTAAGTACGGAAAACCACTAAGCATGGAAAAATCGAAAGAACAGAAAGTCTATAAACAGTACCATTTCCAGGCTCAATCTGGGAAAAAATTAACGGAACAAATATCTGCATCGACATCTAATAGATCGTCACAGTGCACTTTGTCAGGGACAAATCTCATGCCATccttaaatagcaaaaaaaatacaagtaaatATGGTTTTGTTGACATGCCTGAGGAAGAGATGGTTCAG AAGGTTCCAGTGTATCAAATGACTTTTAAAGAAAAGAGCAATTCACTACGAATATTACCTGCAACCATTGAAAGCATGAGACATTGGAGTCAGTATAAAGACAGGATGGGTTTGCTGTTTGAAGTGTTAG CTACACTTGATTCTGCTGTAACATCTGGTGCTCATGGATCAAAGATATTTCTTTTGAGAGATGGCAAACACAGTGTGCCGTGTGTGTTCTATGAAACG GACAGAGATCTTCCAAGGCTTATCAGAGGAAGAGTTCATAGATCAATGGGAAATTATGACAAAAAGAGAAACCTGTTCAAATGTGTTTCTGTGAGACCTGCGTCGGTTGCTGAACAAGAAACCTTCCATCAGTTCCTCAGTGCAGCCAACTGTGAGATGGAGCATTATGTTACAGcattaaatgaaatataa